Below is a genomic region from Ktedonobacterales bacterium.
ACCAGAATCGCCGAAAACAGAACTCATCAATGGGAGGATTGTTGTGGCTGCACGTCCAGTGATTCGCCATGCGCGCTATCTTCGTGACATCCTCGAAGCCATCAATGTCTATATCCGAACGCATCATCTGGCTGGTGAAGTCTTCCCAGAGATAGAGATTGTGCTGGATGAGCATACCATCCTGGTACCCGATATTCTCTACACAGAAACAAACAGCCCTTTGAGCCGCCTGGCCTCTGAACGGCTGTATGGCGCGCCAGAATGGGTGTGTGAGATTCTATCGCCCAGCACGCAAGCGAACGACGAGCAAGATAAATACCTCGCGTACCTGAAGGCGGGCGTGCGCGAATACTGGCTGGTGGACCCTGATGCCCCCGCAGGTGGGCGCTTTCGCTTGTTTGAGCGGGTCGCAGAAGGACCAACTTCCGGCATGCCGGCATTCCAGCGCATCGAAGGCGGCCCAGTCAACTCGCGCCTTTTCCCTGGTATCAAGATCGATGAGGGGCTGCTATAGCAGCCAGTATGAGCGAGCGGGCGAGCGGCGCATTGGCCGCTCGCCCGCTCGCTCATACTGGCGCGCTAGACGGCGACTTTCATGCTCAGCGCGCTGGGGACATCCAGCCGAACGCTGGGGGACATCGTGGAGCAGACCACCACGCTCTTGATATACGTGCCCTTGGCGCCGCTGGGACGCGCGCGCACGACGGCATCAATGGCGGCGGCCAGATTCTGGGCCAGCTTCTCCTGATCGAACGAAAGCTTGCCGACGGGGATGTGAATCAGGC
It encodes:
- a CDS encoding Uma2 family endonuclease; translated protein: MAIEQLRTVADYYAYVDSLPPESPKTELINGRIVVAARPVIRHARYLRDILEAINVYIRTHHLAGEVFPEIEIVLDEHTILVPDILYTETNSPLSRLASERLYGAPEWVCEILSPSTQANDEQDKYLAYLKAGVREYWLVDPDAPAGGRFRLFERVAEGPTSGMPAFQRIEGGPVNSRLFPGIKIDEGLL